One part of the Treponema sp. OMZ 787 genome encodes these proteins:
- a CDS encoding ATP-binding protein has protein sequence MDFDFSRKIPIGVQSFEDLRKKNFLYVDKTLYAFKLANFGKVYFLSRPRRFGKSLFLSTLKAYFLGQKELFTGLYIEKAEEKRAEIEKTEAWVEYPVLYLDFNTKYYKDQEALLTIINLHLDDWEKIYSLTKTSGSIEDRFKAIISALYEKTGRQVVILVDEYDKPLLQTMGVNEALNEEYRNTLKAFYSVIKTCDQYIRFAFLTGVTKFSKVSIFSDLNNLQDISLITEYSDICGINDSELKLNFEPEIKALADRKKKNFEEILCDLKKKYDGYLFAKEGVNVYNPFSVLSAFSAKDLGNYWFATGTPTFLVNYLKDAYYNVPELDGGVEINEAGIDLYRADAKDPLPILFQSGYLTIKEYLEEANIYRLGFPNDEVRYGFLENLVPAYSSLRPYETASSVWEFTKDIRAGNIDGFMERMQAIIAGVPYDNLPKDKFKLREQNYQTAVYLIFKLMGQFVQTEIHCARGRADCIVHTKDTIYIFEFKLMSAGSPEDAIAQIREKGYAEQFKSEGKNIIMIGSSFDEEERTIGEWKTASL, from the coding sequence ATGGACTTTGATTTTTCACGAAAAATACCGATCGGTGTACAGAGTTTTGAAGATTTACGCAAAAAAAATTTTTTATATGTTGATAAAACTTTATATGCTTTTAAGTTGGCAAATTTTGGTAAGGTCTATTTTTTAAGCCGCCCTCGGCGTTTCGGCAAAAGCCTTTTTTTGTCGACTCTCAAAGCCTACTTTTTAGGCCAAAAAGAATTATTTACCGGCTTATACATCGAAAAGGCAGAAGAAAAACGGGCCGAAATCGAAAAAACTGAAGCTTGGGTAGAATATCCTGTTCTCTATTTGGATTTTAATACCAAATATTATAAGGATCAAGAAGCTCTTTTAACTATTATAAATTTGCACTTAGATGACTGGGAAAAAATTTATTCACTTACAAAAACATCTGGAAGTATTGAGGATAGATTTAAAGCTATAATTTCAGCCTTGTACGAAAAAACCGGCCGGCAAGTTGTAATCCTTGTGGATGAATACGATAAGCCTCTTTTACAAACTATGGGTGTAAACGAGGCATTAAACGAAGAATACCGAAACACCCTCAAGGCTTTTTATTCGGTAATAAAAACTTGCGACCAATACATCCGTTTTGCTTTTTTAACAGGCGTAACAAAGTTTAGTAAGGTAAGTATTTTTAGTGATTTAAATAACTTACAAGATATAAGTCTTATAACCGAGTACAGCGATATTTGCGGTATAAACGATTCAGAGTTAAAACTTAACTTCGAACCTGAAATAAAGGCTTTAGCAGATCGTAAAAAGAAAAACTTTGAAGAAATTTTGTGTGATTTAAAGAAAAAGTATGACGGGTATTTATTTGCAAAAGAAGGAGTGAACGTATATAATCCCTTTAGTGTTTTAAGTGCTTTTTCTGCAAAGGATTTAGGTAACTACTGGTTTGCAACCGGAACTCCAACATTTTTGGTAAACTATTTAAAAGACGCTTATTACAATGTGCCCGAGTTGGACGGAGGAGTGGAAATAAACGAAGCAGGAATCGATCTATATCGTGCCGATGCGAAAGACCCTTTACCGATACTTTTTCAATCGGGATATTTAACGATAAAGGAATATTTAGAAGAAGCAAATATCTACCGCTTGGGCTTCCCTAATGATGAGGTGCGTTACGGCTTTTTAGAAAACCTTGTGCCTGCCTATTCTTCTCTCCGGCCTTATGAAACGGCTTCATCCGTGTGGGAATTTACAAAGGATATTCGGGCCGGGAATATAGACGGGTTTATGGAGAGGATGCAGGCAATAATAGCGGGAGTACCCTACGATAATCTTCCGAAGGATAAGTTTAAGTTAAGGGAGCAAAACTACCAGACGGCTGTCTACTTAATCTTTAAGCTTATGGGTCAATTTGTTCAAACCGAGATACACTGTGCAAGGGGCAGGGCTGATTGTATAGTGCATACTAAAGACACGATATACATCTTTGAGTTTAAGCTTATGAGTGCAGGAAGCCCTGAAGATGCAATCGCACAGATAAGAGAAAAGGGCTATGCCGAGCAATTTAAGAGCGAGGGCAAAAATATAATCATGATAGGTTCAAGCTTTGATGAAGAAGAAAGGACTATCGGGGAGTGGAAAACGGCAAGCTTATAG